The window tatttacaggctgttagCCATGAATACAAGCCTGGCaccctgctctggattcaaggcggtgttctgacaatctgagctaccCGCTAAGGATGAGCTGCGCGGCAGATCATGTGTGGGCATGCGCACTTTGTGTAggtagctcagattgtcagaacagcggcccgtttttttttgtttttattcacatctCTGTGTatagtcagtattattatttaagcaaataaAGCTTCgtttttcaccattgaactgttgttggattgttgttactgagcactgcaaaccacactgtgtcaaacaggttttattttagatGTTTGCATTATAAATccatttcatttttggcatataCACAATTAAAGCCCCATgaaattctttttattttgttataatttttGGTTTTTCACAAATTTCGTTTTAACCACTACAatcgttttatttcattttattatagaTACACATTAATACAAACTCTAAAATAGATGTATATAACTCAAAACTCAAAatagatgtatataaataaaaacaaaagtatatatcgtgttttaactatatacatatttatgaaaCATGACCCGTTTAGTATTTTGAAATAAACAGAcctagcacagaaaaataattgttaccataatttctcattagcgccAGTAACAGTAACATACGTGAAGTCTCCaactatttttaattaactgcctatttatagtaaatactgcccatgaccactataaaaaaaatacattcaatatacaaaaatacttttattactgcacaatggaaatcaaatctgCATGAAGGATATtaaaatcaacaaacacaaaaaatggcTCATTTCAGAATGCTGTACAATCCAGCATTAACTCAAAAAGCAGGTCACCGAAAGAAAATTTGGATATTTGTGTTCATAAGGAGCTTCAATCTAGCACAAATATTCAAATCAAGAATTAAAATGCAAGCATACAACAGAACGAAGTTTTACTTTTTCATGGTTTGTCACGTCACTTAAAAATCAGCAAATATtttttgaggggaaaaaaaacacgttCACAGTCAACGGAAACCACAGGGTTCATGAAACAAGAAATCACGGTACTGGATAAACTTACATTTTGGCACGTGCCTAAATAACATGTCAATAATGTCTACAGAGCCGTGAAGTGATTCTTAACTGCATCTTTCACATTGTCGCTGAGTTTCatataccacaaaacaaaataatgtacttCCACTTCCCTCAGCACTGGCAGGTTCACAATACATTCCTTCAACATATCTGTATCCACAGATGCCCGTGTGGCTATCTCCAGTTGATTAAACAGTTGGCCAAGAGAAATCAGGACCaattctttgcagcgttgtttaattgttatgcacggTTTAGGCACTTCAGAAACAAACTTATCTTTTCTTCCATTACAATTTTATTTCCCCAAACAACTCggtccaaattatacatctgcgcaagtgctagtcagcgTTCCATTGCCCTTCAGatcgtgtctatggtaacggctgagccttgacaactaaaagtatttgtttaaagtattttttgtataaacctcagaaattaaaaatgtcattcttggtttgctttataatgatttttcgttttatatgttgaattttgttttattgtattttacagtTGTTGCAAAATATTATATCTTACAGCCCATTTTACAGttgttgcaaaatatcacattacaaaatattacagtacaaaatattgtaaaatacagtacataatgtcacattacagaatatcattacaggtaagagcagttataaaaagtacaataaaatcggTGGCAAACAAGATCAAACAGCGAGCCAAACAATACAGTAAATAACTACATAGAAGGGCGAGTTTGACGGAGAGCAGTTAATTTATAGAAAAAATAACTGCTTATATGAGCAAGGTCCAGTAAGAGCAGGTAACAAGTACGGACGAGAGccatttcaaataagagcaattacaaaaacgcGAAAACAGATACCTGTAAAGAGtaaagttataattaagagcagtagtagaatacagcaaggtatggagcagttcagtgcaagtacaagctgatgcaagtactggtacaattgggtgccatatagtccagtatagtggagagttgtgaggttcacagatgctgtctgaacaggtgagtcttgaggaggcgctggaaggtggtcagggactgagcggtcctgatatctgtggataaatcgttccaccactgaggggcaagggaggaaaaggagcgggctcttTTGCCCTGCCAAAAGGCCACATCATTCTTCCCTTGTTAAGGGCACCATCTCATATTCAGTGTCAACAGCCTCATCAATGCAGGCGTTCACAAAATCCAAAAACTCCTCATCCCTCTTTGCTCTTCTCTTGTGCTCCTGTATCGTGTAGTTGTCAAATGAAAACACCCGTTTACTCCCCAGATCCTTGAAGAAACATTTCAGCTCATCTGCATTTCCAAAACTCTTCATGGTCAGCGCAGTGAAAGGGTACGAGcctaggaacaaaaaaataaaatacaaataatttgacCACTTTGCTGTTCCTTCCTTTGACGAAATCCATTGAAACTACTTGTGCAACAGGTATTAAGACCCCACCTGAAACCCTTTTTGCTGCTCTTTTCTTCAAGTAGTCAGGTgggatcctaatacctgctgcacagtgtGTGGTGTCAGTAAATAATGTTTAAGGAATTTGgtccaaactaaaaaaaaaaaattacaaatttatattaaaaaaccccccccaaaaaaacaacttACCTGAAACACTTCTAACATCTTCAAACAGTTTTTGAATTTCATCTTTGGTTGTTGCTGTCAGCTTGTTGATGCAACTGAAAGACATTAATATGATCTGTGTCACATGGCAGGATCTTCATtaggaaacagcacagccacaTTGTGAGATGCACGGTATGTGTTGCAGGACAGTGCAGTTCAGTGCATGGGCAGGCTTTTTGATTAATCAGAATTCAATAAGTGCTCTAATAGATGCACCATATTGTTTCAAATCCAAGTAGCAGTTTTGTGAGATGAAAGTACCAAGTACCAAAACTTTGTACAACAAATTTCTGGGCAGCCATATTGAGAAGGTCGTGTGGTTTGTGAACTGTGTTGTGCTTGGAACGGTTTGCAGCAACCATCTTGAGAAGGTCATGAGGAGGTCTTGTCTGTTGTGTTTGGAGCGAGTCATAACTTTGAATCATGGAGTCGTACATAAAGCCCATCAGAATACCAAACCAACAGCAGTTACCCTGATAAGAAGTGTCCCTTTTCCAAGACTGTTTCTCGAGAAAGCGGTCTACCTGATGGTGATGTAAatacaatcattattattatttttacctgtgCACAAACACAAAAGGGCGTCTGTGACTCTGGGCTTCCCTTCTCCAGTTGTCCAGGTAGGAGTCCCTTTCACTGGTCCAGAAGCTGTCCTCTGGCTGCAGCAGTGCTCTGGTGATCGTGATGTGCTCTGTTAGGGGCACCTCCTCAGGCTGGGCATAATGTGGGGGATCCTTGTCAGCACCAGCCCAGTTAGCAAAGGGTTCTTCAGCCTTGTAGGCAAACACACAGGAGTTGATGAGCGACGGCACGCCGTGCTTTGGTTTTCCAATCAGTACAATGACCGTGTCGTTTGAGCAATTAGAAATCCTTTCCCGCTTTGTGGCCAGATTCTGGCGTcctgagaaacacagaaacaaatggATATGAATATGGAATATGGTCAATCAATTTGAAATATTCTAGTCAAAGGTAATTCATGAAAAACATTGTCCCgtttgaacattttattaaaaagcatTAGTGTTTTCCAATGCAGCTTTCAGAGAAATACAACATGAAATTTCAAAACTAAAATTTTAAAAGCATCACTTTTCTGGTTTATAACATGAAGGGTGTCGCGAGTGAAGTAcagaattcattttaaatgatcggccctttcaacactgcacatcacttACTGCAAGAGGGATACAGTAGAACAGCATCTTCATAGAGGTAGAAGTATATCATGATCCCAACAGAAGAAGCCATGATGAAAAGGGTGACAGGGATTAagattgctattattattatttttataatatgctGATCATCGGTCTCTTgtcctgcagaaaaaaaataaaacatattccatgtactctttcaacactgcacaccTGTCTGGGTCATTTGAAAACAAGTTTTTCACACAGAATGCTGCAATACTCCCTGAGTTGTGCTGCAGGTGAATAACACATTTACCTGGAGTGACTCGCGTGCAGTTGGTTTTGTGTTCTTGGAGAGGCTGGTTCCACACTGTACAGCAGACTGTTTCCTCTTCATTAACATTCCTTGTTAATTTGCTCACAACATCATACAGCCCCTCTGGATTCAGTGTGTGCTGCGTGACTGAATCCGGAGTGTAATTCATCCCACTGCCACCGGTCCAGGTCACCAGCGCAGGAGGGAAACCATTTCTAGAAGAGCAGGTGAAGGAGCGAGTGTCCAGGGCTTCTGTCAACTGAGGGGGTTCGGAAGAGGCTGCAAAGAGAGAGACGCTGCTTAGGCAACAATAGCAAGTGCAGTGGAACGGACAATAAgagggagcatcctttctcttaaggggtgagggagggagcagttaaGTCTCAacgtctcaagcctgccctggacaaggagcaccctttctcttacaCTGTAAAAAATGTCAGTACATTTGTGCAATTAACTGTAATTTAAGTGTTAAAAACAGTTCTGTTTCCCGGTTTAAATACAGTCAAGTTAATTAACTAATATTTCAAGGTAATTATGCATTGGATCAAAAATGTTCCATTTTTAAATTAACTGTTAATtgcaggtagtttttttttttttttttttttaaatttacggTGTTCTACATTTCTGGCTATAGAAGCACgttaaaaaaaatcttggaagTTCACTTAACTCAAAATATTGACTTTGGATCTCGTAATTGactcattttgttaaagaaaccCTACATTTACTACTTAAGactgttgttgttcttgttattattattgttattattattaattgtattgcTCATATGATTGTTTTTATCCCCTTAGTTTCACCCTTGGAGAACGTGTTTGACTAAAGGAAGCAGGCGCTGGCGTTCTAGAACAGTACCGCTGTGTGTTTACTTATTACAGGAACTTTTAAATGTCTTACAAACTAGCCTGACTGAGCGCTTTGCATATTTTTTGTGTTACACGTCCCATTTTCCAATCGTGCAAAATACCAGTTGCACATTTGAAATTAAGCACCAACACCCGCAGGTCATTTGCATAAAGTACCCTAAAGGATGCTGGGACTGCAGGATTGTTGgggatatttttatttaatgtgttattgttttctaatTACTTATTGTGGTTCTACTACAGAAGTTATaacggaagaaaaaaaaaaaacattatatgtttatttaaatacaaaagttcaGTTGACAGGATTGTTCTGAATAAGTTATTATAGATTTTTGATTACCCTGAATGCacaggacctgtgtggttttgtacagtgcagAGAAGCAGTTTTTTCTTTGCAGCGTTCAATATTTTGCAATCTTTGTTGTAGACACTATACTTCGTTTTAAATCTAATCTATTAAACTTGAATTTTAACAGTGGTGTAATTATCCAAATTCCGAGAAGACAAGAGTGCTTGCATACATAAAGTTTTGtctgatattaattataaaatcacatgcAGCAATAAAATGAGCTGAAGCGGGTTGACAAGACGGCGAGAGTGTAGCTGCGCGAGCTGTCAGCACATCATAACCAGTGTGCAGTTCAGAGGGGTGCAGCTCGAGATCTTCGGCTGACCCGtcgatttgattggctgtttggctgtgttctgaCTTACTCATGAATGTGCATTTCATTTCTATAAATGTGATCGcgcactgtctgaaataaaccttgAAATATCTCACTTACTTCAAAAGCAAAAGTCAAATGCTTCTAAATACCCCAGAGCGGATATTTaggttttcgggttttatttgaGCGCTGTGCCTGCCTTTAATGTTGTTTTGCGGCAAAGTCACGtgtaaaagggcctaaataaataattataactgATTTTAACCGGGCCGCCTCATAGCGGGCTATGGCCTTGTATGTGTTACCATAACGGGTAACAGTGGCTAAGAGAGTGGGGAGGGTGGGTTTTCCTCGAGTCAACGAGTTGATGCGAGAGTTACCCACTTACGGCTGTGCAGTCAAGATTTGTCCTGGCTTTTGAAATAAAGCGAAGTTCAGAGCTTTAGACTGTGCCGTCTCTTATTAAAAGGAGAACCTGACAACGGTGCTTAGGCGCCCCGTTTCCTTACAATACAAACCTAAATTTACGGTAGTAGGCTATACGTCAAGTATTTAATTGTACTTTGCGTGAAAATCCATCATAGGGATTTCAGCATTCTTTCTCACGGTTCTAAACTGTAAACAGAGTTCAAggattaattttaatatttaaactgttttttagGTTAGTTTGCCATGGATTTCAATGTATTTCACCGTATAATGACGAAGAAGAAACCAACTTAACAGTAAAATCGTGCAGATGTTAACAGTAAATTGCAGTTATCTTTACAGGAGACCATACAATGGTTGACAGTCTTTTTTAACCATAAaataaggttttatttttttgttggtttgtttcagTGGTGTGAGGGTGGGGACTGTACAGAGAGCACAAAAGTTAGAAATACATACCTAGAACAGTTAAAACAGAGATTTTAGTGTCAGGACGTTCTCTCAATACGACAGTACATTTATAAAGCCCCTCATCAGACATCTGCACGTTCTCAATGAAGAGAGAGGCATTTCCCTCTCTGAATTTATCAGGGTAAACCCTCCTCCTCCTCGAGGCTGCCCTGCCCTGCAGCTGATCCACACCGTTCTTATAGTGTTGGATGTTTGTGCAGACATCATTGTGACAGTGGTGCCACAATACAGGCTTGTCTTGTCTCATCCTGGCAGCGTCAAACATGCATTCGATCCAGATGTCACTGCCGCGGACCCCTGTGATTTCTTTCACAAAACTCTCTCCTGAAAGAGCATGGATGGGAAAACAAGTTTTCAGTCAATGGTAAGAAGGTGCGGGTCAGGCATTAATATAACTGAAAAAGGAAAAGATTGAGACTTCTCAGCAAAGGGTTACTGTGGAGAACTGAATTCACATAACTCCAGCAGAAATGACTATTATGGAAACAGCTGTTACCCAAGTTCTTCACTATAGGTATTGtaaatgtctattttttaaacacTCTACTGCAtgactgaggggaaaaaaaatcattttccatctttttttttattttgataatcttagcataaccccTCTAGACTTTTATTCCATTAATTATATATTTAGAacttggattattattttttggatgCCTTTGCAACCTCATTTCTTGTATCTTCCCTTTATTATTTAAAGGTTATCTACAGAAAGTTTTACACTTGTTTGAAATTAACTGTCTTTGCATGATGTAGCTTTTGAGCAACACAGTCAATATGAACTTTTGAGCAAACTGCATGGTGTAGCTTTCAGGCAACACAATCTAATTTCAGAAATTAAAATTCTCAAAAACACACCCATATGTGTCCTTGGTGATTTATAAGCATACACAcatttacattatgaaaaaaaaactatcaacaAATTGTATAGATTACAAGTCCCACCTCCTCCCATTGCATCATATTGAGCCCTGGACAATCATTGGATTGTAAAACACGTTGATTACTGACATCATACAATGAAATGTTATCCTCCAGGGTAGAGATCGATAGTCCTGTTTTGTTGCTTAAGCCAACAGGATGCGTGCGGTAGaaagttaaataaatgtaaagttAATTTTCAAGCATTGGGTCCTTTTTTTTAGAAAGAAATTTCTTCACTTCAGTAAAACATGTTTATCTGTAAAGCACCTTCAGGCTTTGAGCCTCAAAACCCCTGCAGGTCATTAACTGCCAGTGAAGGTGGATAACACTACATATTGATATCGTTTAACCTGTTGTGtgtgaagaaaaacacaaaactaacgtaaaataaaaaaaaaaacctacctgtATATTGAATAACCAATAAGATCAGCCCAATTGAAAAAAGCTTCATTCTGtaagagaaataaatacatagtttgtTTCTCTAAAGGTTTACTGCGGTATAATACAGTGGATTATAATATTGATAACGACTCCTGCCTGTTTGAGAACACATTGCTTATAAACTGCAGTTGATGGTTCTCTTTGATACACAATTAACATAACACATTGGAAACCAATTCAAAAAAGCAAacagaaattaatttaaaataaaaggtgacaCGCAAAATAATTACAAACGTTAATTAGTATGGTGAATTAATATCAATTAACCGTGAGAAACCTAATGAAAATCTGCAAAACGGATGGATTTGCAAAACTGACCATTTTGTTCACATACATGAAGACTTATTGTAGGCTATTGCTCTTTATCTTATCAAATATATAAAACCTTTTTAcataaaatcatttatttaaaaccaaAAGCACTTTCGACCACAGTAATTCTACAACGTAGCTAAAACACAGCAATATCTAAAAACTAATTAAGCAAAACACAGTATTCTCGGAGAACACAGTTGCCCACAGAATTCAGTGCCCCTGTTCATTGTGCGCATGTGCACAGCTATCTTATTTCCGTGTCACTACACATGCTACGCGGCGAACTCAATTTTAcaactacattttaaataacgCGCCAAAAATACACAATGTAACATTTGAAAGAGTAAGTTGAAAAGCTATAGCATTAAATCGACAAAGTatcaatgcaaatatatatatattaaacgaTATTTATGAAAATACGAATTACCCGCCCAAAGACCTAAAACTATCCAAAAAGGTATGTATATCTTAATTCAACACCCccgcctaatatatatatatatatatatatatatatatatatatatatatatatatatatatatatatatatatatatatatatcccagcacataagaaatggcaggtgtaccgtcttttcattttgaaaacGTGGTCACTCTTAACCTACCAAGCACAAGACAGATACTCTGTGTACACAACAATTCACTTATACTACCGTATGATTACAGCAGGCATTGAGGAGAGAAGTAAACGACGGTAAATCGgtgatttaataaacaacaaaagaaCGAGAATAAGCGGATGTACTCACCCCCACGAGCACAGCAATATACCTACAAGTCCCGTATATTTCTGCTTCCCTGAACTTCCAAAACGCATTCATAAATATATTGCAGCGCTGAGCGACAGAGACAagttgcggttcaaagcagtCGTAAACTGCTGTATTGATTATTTGTATAACTTTTAGCGAACaatggctggctggctggcttgctttcattcctctctctctctctctctcttttcccgGCAATATCTCCCGCGCCTTTCTTTTAGACTGTCGTCTCACACCCCCCTAAGTCCCTCCCCGTTtctcactcattggtccaacactcaCTATCCGTTTGTGTTTGCTCCTCCCCCCCcagtgacgcactcacacacagataGTCAGTTCAGTCACACAAGCACCGCCACACACAGCGAATGCAAACAACTCTGACCAAGAATAACAcggtttacaaacacacattatttacagagtactcccatccctTTCCCCAGTCCACAATCAGGTCCATTCTCTTGCAAATGAGCTGCCCCGCGCTACAATATAAGCAACTTCTCAAACCAAACAATAATAGAACACATCTGCTCACCACCAGCAATGCTATCTGCTACTAATCTGTGAATATCTATGCATCTTGCACATCAGCAATGTAATCTTCCAGCCTTCTGCAATCGCTAAACCTGTGTTAACCCTTTCCTAGCTTGACAGAATTGACCGCGTTTATTAGCCATGCCACACaacgaaatacattttaaaaaaggctaTTTGTACTTGCATTTCTgtcttatttacttcttatgCTCATACATGGACACGTTAGCAGGCTGGATCATTTACTTCGGTGGTCTTAGGAGTTCAGGAGTTCTCCCAAGTGCAATATGGCATTGTCACTTTTTCCCATGTTTGTCTCCATTGCATTTACATCCATGGTGACCAAAAGGTAATATTATTATACTAGacaggcatgtgtgtgtgtgtgtagtacatCAAGGTGATATCTTGAATACTTTGAAAAGATCCAATCTCTCAAACATGGCCCCTTTTCATTGCCCATTTTCAACCAGTAAATATTTGGGGATTTTATCCTAAAACACTTGCAGGTACTTCCATATCCAATATCAAAAGAATTGGAGATGGCGAGTTGAGGAGCATTGGTCCATTTGACCTGGAGTG of the Acipenser ruthenus chromosome 43, fAciRut3.2 maternal haplotype, whole genome shotgun sequence genome contains:
- the LOC117970513 gene encoding uncharacterized protein LOC117970513, with translation MRFGSSGKQKYTGLVGILLCSWGMKLFSIGLILLVIQYTGESFVKEITGVRGSDIWIECMFDAARMRQDKPVLWHHCHNDVCTNIQHYKNGVDQLQGRAASRRRRVYPDKFREGNASLFIENVQMSDEGLYKCTVVLRERPDTKISVLTVLASSEPPQLTEALDTRSFTCSSRNGFPPALVTWTGGSGMNYTPDSVTQHTLNPEGLYDVVSKLTRNVNEEETVCCTVWNQPLQEHKTNCTRVTPGQETDDQHIIKIIIIAILIPVTLFIMASSVGIMIYFYLYEDAVLLYPSCRRQNLATKRERISNCSNDTVIVLIGKPKHGVPSLINSCVFAYKAEEPFANWAGADKDPPHYAQPEEVPLTEHITITRALLQPEDSFWTSERDSYLDNWRREAQSHRRPFVFVHSCINKLTATTKDEIQKLFEDVRSVSGSYPFTALTMKSFGNADELKCFFKDLGSKRVFSFDNYTIQEHKRRAKRDEEFLDFVNACIDEAVDTEYEMVPLTREE